The Salicibibacter halophilus DNA window CCAAATTGTATTCCTTCATAACTTGGGCAATGACTTTTTTATACTCCTTGTAATAAGCTTCATCATTTGGTTTCCCAAAAACCATGCCCTTGGCTTTTCGAAGAATGTCCTGTGCAGCATAATTCCGCAACCACCGTTTGATCATTTCCGGGTCTGTCTTTTCTTCCGAGGTTTCAAAGAAAAGAATAGCGTCCTCCCAATATTTTTCACTTGGCCAGAGATTGGTTCCCTTCATAAATTCCAGAACTTCGATACAACCGCCTAACAGGCGTCCCTGTACAGCGCCTGACCCTTGCAGCAACTCATAACCTGAATTTTGTTGCATCTTACGCTGTCGGTACTCGTTGGCTTCATCCCATTCTATAAACTCACTCGTCCATTCATTAGCCGGTTGAATTTCACCAATGCTTTCGTTGGAAAAAATTGTTCGTTTCAGCATTTCCACCGTGTATGGAATCATTTCAACGTTTTCAGCAAAATCCGATAAAATAGCTGGCCCATAAAAAGAGGACAGTCCTGCTTTGTGGCAAAAGAAGTGAGAAACCGTCACATCGGAATAGCCCATAAAAATTTTTGGATTGTTACGTATCACGTCAAAATCAATATATGGAAGTAAACGGATACTATCTTCGCCGCCAATATTTGCAATGATTCCTTTAATGCTCGTATCCTTAAAAGCTGTCATTAAATCTTCCGCACGCAACTGCGGATTTTCATAAAGATAATCAGCACCCTTCAAACTGTGCGGCATGGGAACAACATCGAGACCAAAAACAGTTTCCAATCTTTTCACGCCTTGCTCATAACGTCATCTGAGACCTGGATCGCCAGCCCCTCCCCACGAAGGGCTTACCGTAGCAACTTTATCTCCCCGCTGTAATTGTTTTGGTTTTGTCAGCAATTTAAAATCACCTCTCTATTCAAATCGAAGAGAATCTAAATACAGCCTTCCGATTATTATGCACGTGGGGATGCTTATTTGACAACTGGTTCCCTGTAGTTATCTTTTGATTTACCGCTCGAAGAATCTAATCTCAAACAAAAAAAGACACTTTCAGTTAATACCAAAAGCGTCGTTCCGTATTGTAGGATCACCACAATTTCCACTAAAAAGCACTACCCTTTCTTGTTATTTCTTGCAGACACAGACTGTGGCTGGCGAATCAATCGGTTTCGATCAAAATCTTCCAGCGATGGTTCAGATACACCCGGAAAGACCGTCTCATTACGATCACGCTGTTGTTCACCTATTGATTTGTAGCTGATATGAAGCTCTTCTTGATATTCAGGGGAATCTTCCGGAGATTGTTTGACGCCGGCGATCCAATTCTCAAGTTTATACGTTCCCCTGCTGATAATCCCGCACAGGTCTTCCAGAGATTGGACCAATTCTATTAAACAATCCAACCCATTTCTTAAAATGATCCCTTTATCTTTGGCATTTTGAACCGAGTGTTCCATTCTGTAAAACTCATCCTGGTAATGAAATTCAATATAACAACTTTTGCGATCCCAATTGAATTGATATTGTTCAATTTTTAAACGACTCATTACTTTTATTAGTTCTTTTTCACAAATTTCTTGTTCTTTATGCGGCAACCATTTGAACTTTACTCTATTAAACATTTTATTCATCACGTACACCATCCTTTTTATATTTAATACTGCTCTTACTCTATCTATTCTATAAAATAAGGAAACTTCCTGTTAAAATCGTTTTGCATTTTTCGACAAATCCCATCTATGAACATTAAGATTATGTAAATATTCCTATTAAGACTCGAAATCAAATCCTTTATCATATAAAATTTCATTATTAAGATGACGAGGTGTAAAACATGCTTTATTTAAAACAACTTCTAGAAATTCTAGTAGTCTCCACAAGGCTTGGACTGACATCATTTGGCGGTCCTATTGCCCATCTCGGTTATTTCCATGAAGAGTATGTACGCAGAAGAAATTGGCTGGATGAAAAAAGTTATGCCGATTTAGTAGCCTTAAGCCAGTTTTTACCCGGGCCCGCAAGCAGCCAGGTGGGAATTGGGATTGGCGTAATGAAAGGCGGAGCGTTTGGCGGCTTTATTTCTTTTCTCGGTTTTACTCTACCTTCTGTTATTGCTCTCATCTTATTCGCTTTCGTTGCGCAAGAATTTGGCGTTGCAGATGCAGGTTTTATTCAAGGCCTCAAAATTGTTGCCGTTGCAGTCGTTGCCCATGCGATCCTAGGCATGGCTAAAAATTTAACGCCTGATTTAACAAGAAAAAGCCTTGCGTTATTCGCTTTAATCACAACGTTAATGATTCCTCATTTCCTTTCACAAATTGGTGTCATCCTTATTGCCGGACTATTAGGGTACTTTATATTCAGGGAAAATCAGAACGAAGAAAAATTATCCATGCAATTTCCAATATCAAAAAGGTTTGGAGCTATTTGCTTAACGTTATTTTTCGGATTCTTAATCAGCCTTCCGATATTGAGCAATGTTAGTTCCATAACTTGGATTAGTGTATTCGATAGTTTTTACCGTGCAGGTTCATTAGTATTTGGGGGCGGACATGTCGTACTTCCTCTTTTAGAACGGGAATTTGTTCCTACGGGATTAATTAGTGAAGAATCGTTCCTCGCCGGTTACGGTGCCGCCCAAGCGGTTCCCGGCCCTTTGTTTACGTTCGCGTCTTATATTGGCGCTGACATAGGTGGATGGACAGGCGGTTTAATGGCAACCGTTGCCATATTTCTTCCGGCATTTCTCCTTATATTAGGAACGTTGCCGTTTTGGTATTCTTTGCGGGAAAACAATAAGATTAAGGGAGCTTTCATTGGGGTAAATGCAGCTGTCGTGGGGATTCTCATCTCTGCATTCTATCAACCTATATGGACCAGTGCTATCCATAATTCCATAGACTTTGCTTTAGCTGCATTATTGTTCTTTATGATCGTTTACTGGAAGCTTCCACCTTGGGTGGTCGTCCTTTCCGGGGCGATCGGGGGAACTATTATCGCCATGTTTTAAAGACTGCCTGCAGGGTGGTCTTTATTTCTCGGTCGCTTCTGATTAACTTTCGGCATAAAAAACACCCTCTAAGCTAGTTAAGGTTAGAGGGCATTTATCAGTGATCGTTCTAATTCAATTGAAATCTTTGCGCCGGGGTAGATTACCCCCTATCCCATATCGTCAAACGCATCGGGATAAACAATTGTGTTAAATACCTCGCCATCATCAACGTCCTCTAAGTTAATGGTGACCTCAATGTCTTCTTCGTCTATATCGTCAAACGACTGGTACATTAAAGCCATTAGCGATACACCAAAGGTAGCAAAACCATCAAAACTGTTTTCGTATGCTTCTTGATCAACAATAAAAGAAAACTCATCGAACGAATTGTTAGCGTCTATGTCCTCAATGGAAGAGAATTCATTGTCATCCACTATCTCTTGTATATGATCGCTTAACCCTTCTTCCATTTCAGCCATCATTTCTTGATGAGCATCACCATCCATTGTAACCGCTACAGAACCGTCGTCGTTTTCTGTAATATCGTGAATGCCCTCTTCTTCATCAGCCTCAGCCGCAAGTTCTTCTATAGATTCCTGCCCTGCTTCCTCCATTAATTCAGCCGGAAGCGTCACCTCTACGTCTTGCGGGCCACAACCTACAAGTAGAATTAGAGATGGAACAGCCGTTAAAAACTTCTTCATTCGGTCACCTCATTATCAATTTGTCTCTATCGTTTCCTTTTTTGTCATCGGAGTTTCCCGCTGAACTACCAATATTTTTCTTCGTCCATAGGTGTTGGGTGTTGCGTTTGGTTCTTTAAGACCTCTGTCTTGAATTCCAACACTTCTTCAGCAGTGATGAGTTATGTAAATTAATACGATTCGCCGTAACTGGAAGGGCTATCGCTTGCATTAGCGCTACGAAAAATTATATCACCGCTGTTTAACATTCGGTCCTTGATCCTGAAACAATAACTTTAATCCCAGACCACCAAAAAGTCTCACCTTCCCTCTAATAAATTAATCCGATAAAATAATACTATAGTTTATAATACTTTGGAAGGGGGTGTAGAAATTATTTAAAGGCTGCTGAATAACTAGATAGCATGGGCGGGATGTCACCTCCCATGACTTCGTTGCTTTCCGCGGACGAACCGCAAAGTCCTCCTCACGCAAGATCAGCACTGTGGATATTAGTGATGGCCATTTATCGAATACGCTTTTTTGGGATCTTCCGTTCATCCATATCTGGCACTAAAAAAACCCCTTTTATCGCTAAAGGAGTGCTTCTTATGTCCGAAAATACATTTATATCACTAGCGGCTTCGAGAAAAATAGCAGTGGTTCCTAGCGGTCTATATGGCTAAACCGCAAGGTGTTGTTCACTCATTTTCCGCCTCATTTAAAACATTTTAACTTCTGTCATTCTAGCAATGGCGGAGGAGGAGGGATTCGAACCCCCGCGGGCCGTTAAGCCCCTAGTAGATTTCGAGTCTACCCCCTTCAGCCGGACTTGGGTACTCCTCCGAAAAATGCCGTACAGCAATATATCATAACGGAAAATGACGTGTTTTTCAAGCGTTCTGGTTAAGATTCCGAATAGAACTTATCATCCAACATTTTGCCTGTGCAAAAAACAACCCTGCTGATTCGCTCTACATCTTCCTACATGATAAGATAACGTTTGATCACTTTTTTAAAGGAGAAAAACATGAGTAAAGTTATCGTTATTGGCGGCGGACCCGCGGGATTGATGGCTGCCGTTGCCGCTGCATCTCATGGTGCGGACGTTACATTAATCGACAAAGGCAATAAGTTGGGCCGCAAACTGGCAATTTCCGGCGGCGGACGATGCAATGTGACGAATCGCATGGATGAGCGTGAACTGATTCATTACATTCCCGGGAATGGGAAATTTATGTATAGTCCGTTTTCCGTCTTCAATAATGAAGATATCATTGCTTTTTTCGAAGGTTTAGGCATTAGCCTGAAGGAAGAGGATATGGGCAGAATGTTTCCGGTGAATGATAAAGCTGCCACCGTCGTACAAACATTGCTCGATCAACTTCGCCTTAAAGGGGTCGAGACGATCACCGATCAACGTGTCACCGATCTCGCCTTTGATCAAGAACGTGTAACAGGAGTGAAGCTGGAAAATAACAACGTCGTTCCGGCTGATCAAGTCATCGTTGCGACCGGCGGTACTTCCGTGCCGCACACGGGCTCTACCGGAGATGCTTATCCGTGGGCAAGAGAAGTCGGCCATACCGTTACCGAGCTTTATCCAACGGAAGTGCCGATCACCTCAAGTGACCGATTCATCGGAGAACGGACATTGCAAGGTTTATCGCTCCGGGATGTTGAAATGACCGTTTGGAATAAAAAAAAGAAAGCTATCGTGAAGCACGAAGGCGACATGCTCTTTACACATTTTGGCATATCAGGACCGATTGCTCTACGCTGCAGCCAATACATCGTGAAAGAACGGAAAAAGAATGACGGGCAACCTGTCATGTTAAGCATTGATCTCCACCCGGGAATAAACGTTGGGCAACTGGAACAAAAGCTACAACAATTGAAAAAAACGAGCGGTGAAAAATCATGCAAAAATGCCCTACCTTCTCTAGCGCCGGAACGCTTTCTCCTTCTATTATTGGAACAGGCAAATATAGAGGCCTCAGCAGCTTTAAAAGACGTCCAGCCTGAAAGATTGCAAGCGTTGGCAAAAGAAATGAAATCTTGTTCTTTCTCCTCCGACGGCACTCTTTCTTTGAAAAAAGCGTTCATCACCGGGGGCGGTGTTTCAGTCAAAGAAATCGAGCCGAAAACGATGCAATCCAAAATCAAACAAGGGCTTTATTTTTGCGGGGAAGTGCTCGACATCCACGCTTATACCGGCGGTTTCAACATCACCTGCGCATTTTCAACGGGATATGCAGCCGGAAAAAATGCGGCGCAGGCGTGATAACTGACATATCAGCCATTTAACATACGCGAGCGAAAAAATGAGCGAGAAGCTAAAGCCTCTCGCTCGTGTTTCTAATTTGCTACAATATTTACCAGTTTCCCCGGCACCGCGATTACTTTTCGTATCGTTTTTCCCTCGATATTGGAGGACACTTTTTCATCCGCAAGTGCGATTTCTTCCATTTTTTCTTTCGTTGCTTCTTTTGACATATTCACTTTCGAGCGTACTTTGCCGTTTACTTGCAAGACGATTTCCACCTCATCTTCGACAAGGTAGGATTCATCATAGGCCGGCCATTGTTCAAACGTGATCGACGCTGTGTGCCCAAGCATCGACCATAACTCTTCCGCCACGTGAGGCGCGAGTGGGGAGAGCATTTTTACAAAGCCTTCCATCGCTCCCCGCGGGAGGCTTTCTTCCTTATAGCAGGCGTTAATGAAAACCATCATTTGGCTAATTCCGGTATTGAAGCGCATATGCTCAAAATCATCGCTTACCTTTTTGACGGTTTGATGGTACACAGGCCAAAGGGCGTGGTCGTCTCCCGCCTCATCTGTAACAGCAGAAGCCAGCTCTCCATCCTCCGCAACGAAAAGTCGCCACACGCGATCAAGAAAGCGCCGGGACCCATCTAGCCCGGTTTCGGACCAAGCAACCGCGGCATCAAGCGGTCCCATGAACATTTCATACATTCGCAGGGTATCCGCACCGTGGCTTTCAAGAATATCGTCCGGGTTAACGACGTTTCCTTTTGATTTACTCATTTTTTCATTGTTTTCACCGAGAATCATCCCCGGATTAAACAATCTTTGAAATGGTTCTTTTGTTGGCACTACACCAATATCGTATAAAAATTTATGCCAGAAACGCGCGTACAACAAGTGAAGCACCGCGTGCTCAGCACCGCCGACGTACATATCGACCGGTAACCAGTATTTCAACTTCTCCGTGTCAGCCAAAGCTTCTTCGTTATGCGGATCGATGAAACGCAAGAAATACCAGCAACTACCTGCCCATTGCGGCATCGTATTCGTCTCGCGACGCCCTTTCATTCCCGTTTTCGGATCCGTCACTTTCAGCCATTCGGTTGAGTTTGCGAGCGGAGACTCCCCGTTCCCAGGTGGCTGAAATTCATCCAGATCCGGGAGTACCAAAGGAAGATCGTCTTCGTCGACGGCGGACATGGACCCGTCTTCCCAATGAATGATCGGGATTGGCTCTCCCCAATAACGTTGGCGACTGAACAGCCAGTCACGCAGCCGATAACTGACTTGTTTTCGACCGGCACCCCGGTCCTCCAGCCATGCAATGATTTCTGTTATGGCATCCTCTTTATACAATCCATTGAGAAAATCGGAATTAACGTGCACACCATCACCGGCGTAAGCCTCTTCTTCTATATTGCCACCAGTCACCACTTCACGAATGGGGAGGTCAAACGTGCGCGCGAATTCATAATCCCGTTCATCGTGAGCAGGGACGGCCATGACAGCCCCGGTTCCGTATGTGCTCAGCACGTAGTCCGCGATCCAAACCGGAATTTCCTCTCCGTTTACCGGGTTGGTCGCGTATGCACCTGTAAATACACCGCTTTTTTCTTTTGTTAATTCCGTTCGTTCCAAATCGCTTTTTAACGAAACGGCTTTTGTGTATATTTCCACGTCCTCGCGTTGATCGGCGGTCGTTATTTTATCCACCAATGCATGCTCCGGGGCCAGTACCATGTATGTGGCACCGAACAATGTATCAGGGCGGGTCGTAAACACGCGAATAGGTTCCTTGTCTTTATCGGCGACGGTAAACGTGACGTCCGCACCTTCGGATCTGCCGATCCAGTTACGCTGCATTTCTTTAATGCTTTCCGGCCAATCAATCTCTTCCAAATCATCCAAAAGGCGATCGGCATAGGCGGTGATGTTTAACATCCACTGCTTCATGGGACGACGTTCGACCGGGTGTCCGCCCCGCTCGCTTACCCCATCAATAACTTCTTCGTTCGCGAGCACCGTTCCGAGCGCCGGGCACCAGTTGACCGGCACTTCATCAATATAGGCCAGTCCATGTTTATACAGCTGTAAAAAAATCCATTGTGTCCATTTGTAATAGTTGGGATCGGTCGTATCAATTTCTCGGTCCCAATCGATGGAAAAACCCAACGCCTTAATTTGGCGACGGAAATTTTTTATATTTTCTTCCGTAAAAAAACCGGGATGATTATTCGTATCGAGGGCGTACTGTTCGGCCGGCAAACCGAAAGCATCCCAGCCCATCGGATGCAATACATGATACCCTTGCATTCGTTTCATGCGAGCCAAAATATCCGTAGCCGTATACCCTTCCGGGTGACCGACGTGCAGTCCTTCTCCGGATGGATAAGGAAACATATCCAATACGTAAAATTTGGGCTTTGATTGATCATCGCCGTCTGTCCGAAACGTTTTGTTTTCCCCCCAGAAATCCTGCCATTTTTTCTCTATTTCTTTATGTGGAAAAGCCATTCCGACCGCCTCCTTTACTCAGAAAAATGAAACCCGCCCCTTATCAGGGACGGGATCATCGCACGTATGTATCGCTTTCTCGTTTCGCAACATTGATACACTATGTTCCCGTACTTCTTGATACTGCCATTGTAGGCATGAACGCTGGTGTTGTCAAGATTTGGGGAGATTTAGCGCTGACGTTGGGGATGCGGGACAACCATGGCGACCGATCTAAGGTTAGGGAACGCTTTTCGGGCGCCATGACTGACGTTCTCATATCATTTCATGAAAAATAAGCGGGCGTTCCTCCGGCGCGTGATCACTGATTTGATAACTGTCTTTTACGACCGAGACCACTTCCGAGACATCGTCACGATTCGCGTGCAAGTCAACGAGGACATCGCCTTTTTCCACCCAATCACCGACTTTAGCTTTCACTTCTACGCCGACCGCATGATCAATAATGTCACCTTTCGTCATTCGTCCTGCCCCCAACATGCCGGCTGCCTGTCCGATTTTAGTGGCGTCAATGGTTGAGATATACCCAGAAGCCGATGCTTCTACCGTTATAATATTATTCGCCTTCGCGAGACGCTCAGGATGATCAACGAGCGTCGGGTCAGCTCCCTGGCTTTCGAGGAATTTACGGAAAATATCCAGCGCACTACCATCCTGGATTAATTTGTTTGCCAATGTTTGTCCGGTTTCTACATCTTTTGCCTTACCGCCGAGAACGAGCATATGCGCGGCCAAACGAACGCTCAATCGATAGATATCTTCCGGGCCATTCCCTCGCAATACGTCAATGACTTCCTTCACTTCCAATGTATTACCGACCATGCGCCCAAGCGGTTGATCCATATCGGAAATGACGGCAACCGTTCTCCGGTCCAATTCATTGCCGATATTCACCATCGTTCGCGCGAGTTCTTTCGCAGCCGGCAGGTCTGTCATAAAGGCACCGCTTCCGACTTTTACATCCAGCACAATTGCATCAGAACCGGCAGCAATTTTTTTGCTCATAATCGAACTGGCAATCAGCGGCATTGCATTCACGGTGGCGGTTACGTCACGAAGCGCATAAAGTTTTTTATCTGCCGGCGTCAGGTTCCCTGATTGCCCGGCGATCGCTATTTTGTTTTTGTTTACAAGTTCAATAAACGTATCTTCTTCCAGTTCCGTTTCAAAACCAGGGAACGCTTCCAACTTATCGATGGTTCCGCCGGTATGGCCTAAACCGCGGCCGGATAATTTTGCGACCGGAACGCCTGCCGCAGCTACAATTGGCGACAGAATGAACGTTGTTTTGTCCCCTACTCCACCGGTCGAATGTTTATCCACTTTGGTTCCGGCAATTCGCGACAGATCCAATTGGTCCCCGGATGCTGCCATCGCTTTGGTGAGCGCCGCGCTTTCTTGCTCGTCCATGCCTTGAAAATAAATCGCCATAGCAAACGCGGAAGCCTGATAGTCAGGAATCTGATCTGCTGTATATGCGCGAACGAAATCTTCAATCTCTTTTATTGCAAGTGTTCCGCCGTCTCTTTTTTTTGCAATTACATCTACCATTCGCATACGTATTGCCTCCTGTACATTCGTGGGTCAAGTATCTCAAGTCTTTGTGTATCTTGCCTTTGATTATATAATATATCATTTAACCTTTGCCAACGGTTACATCTAAAGTTGAGGTGTGAAAATAGTGGAATTCATCATTGCTATCGCGCCTATCCTTGGGGCTTCCATGCCTCCGTCAAAGGGGTATTAATTGCTTTCATCGCTGCTTATGTTTTATTTTTCATCTTCTCATGAACAAAGCAGGCGCGATTGAAAACATGCTTATCTTGGTCGTCGGCTTCTTTCCAACGAGTGGATTTGGCACATCGATCCCCAATCAAAAATTATACAACGATCAAAACAGCGTGCTACAATGAAA harbors:
- the chrA gene encoding chromate efflux transporter, which encodes MLYLKQLLEILVVSTRLGLTSFGGPIAHLGYFHEEYVRRRNWLDEKSYADLVALSQFLPGPASSQVGIGIGVMKGGAFGGFISFLGFTLPSVIALILFAFVAQEFGVADAGFIQGLKIVAVAVVAHAILGMAKNLTPDLTRKSLALFALITTLMIPHFLSQIGVILIAGLLGYFIFRENQNEEKLSMQFPISKRFGAICLTLFFGFLISLPILSNVSSITWISVFDSFYRAGSLVFGGGHVVLPLLEREFVPTGLISEESFLAGYGAAQAVPGPLFTFASYIGADIGGWTGGLMATVAIFLPAFLLILGTLPFWYSLRENNKIKGAFIGVNAAVVGILISAFYQPIWTSAIHNSIDFALAALLFFMIVYWKLPPWVVVLSGAIGGTIIAMF
- a CDS encoding BaiN/RdsA family NAD(P)/FAD-dependent oxidoreductase — protein: MSKVIVIGGGPAGLMAAVAAASHGADVTLIDKGNKLGRKLAISGGGRCNVTNRMDERELIHYIPGNGKFMYSPFSVFNNEDIIAFFEGLGISLKEEDMGRMFPVNDKAATVVQTLLDQLRLKGVETITDQRVTDLAFDQERVTGVKLENNNVVPADQVIVATGGTSVPHTGSTGDAYPWAREVGHTVTELYPTEVPITSSDRFIGERTLQGLSLRDVEMTVWNKKKKAIVKHEGDMLFTHFGISGPIALRCSQYIVKERKKNDGQPVMLSIDLHPGINVGQLEQKLQQLKKTSGEKSCKNALPSLAPERFLLLLLEQANIEASAALKDVQPERLQALAKEMKSCSFSSDGTLSLKKAFITGGGVSVKEIEPKTMQSKIKQGLYFCGEVLDIHAYTGGFNITCAFSTGYAAGKNAAQA
- the leuS gene encoding leucine--tRNA ligase, whose protein sequence is MAFPHKEIEKKWQDFWGENKTFRTDGDDQSKPKFYVLDMFPYPSGEGLHVGHPEGYTATDILARMKRMQGYHVLHPMGWDAFGLPAEQYALDTNNHPGFFTEENIKNFRRQIKALGFSIDWDREIDTTDPNYYKWTQWIFLQLYKHGLAYIDEVPVNWCPALGTVLANEEVIDGVSERGGHPVERRPMKQWMLNITAYADRLLDDLEEIDWPESIKEMQRNWIGRSEGADVTFTVADKDKEPIRVFTTRPDTLFGATYMVLAPEHALVDKITTADQREDVEIYTKAVSLKSDLERTELTKEKSGVFTGAYATNPVNGEEIPVWIADYVLSTYGTGAVMAVPAHDERDYEFARTFDLPIREVVTGGNIEEEAYAGDGVHVNSDFLNGLYKEDAITEIIAWLEDRGAGRKQVSYRLRDWLFSRQRYWGEPIPIIHWEDGSMSAVDEDDLPLVLPDLDEFQPPGNGESPLANSTEWLKVTDPKTGMKGRRETNTMPQWAGSCWYFLRFIDPHNEEALADTEKLKYWLPVDMYVGGAEHAVLHLLYARFWHKFLYDIGVVPTKEPFQRLFNPGMILGENNEKMSKSKGNVVNPDDILESHGADTLRMYEMFMGPLDAAVAWSETGLDGSRRFLDRVWRLFVAEDGELASAVTDEAGDDHALWPVYHQTVKKVSDDFEHMRFNTGISQMMVFINACYKEESLPRGAMEGFVKMLSPLAPHVAEELWSMLGHTASITFEQWPAYDESYLVEDEVEIVLQVNGKVRSKVNMSKEATKEKMEEIALADEKVSSNIEGKTIRKVIAVPGKLVNIVAN
- a CDS encoding pyrimidine-nucleoside phosphorylase, yielding MRMVDVIAKKRDGGTLAIKEIEDFVRAYTADQIPDYQASAFAMAIYFQGMDEQESAALTKAMAASGDQLDLSRIAGTKVDKHSTGGVGDKTTFILSPIVAAAGVPVAKLSGRGLGHTGGTIDKLEAFPGFETELEEDTFIELVNKNKIAIAGQSGNLTPADKKLYALRDVTATVNAMPLIASSIMSKKIAAGSDAIVLDVKVGSGAFMTDLPAAKELARTMVNIGNELDRRTVAVISDMDQPLGRMVGNTLEVKEVIDVLRGNGPEDIYRLSVRLAAHMLVLGGKAKDVETGQTLANKLIQDGSALDIFRKFLESQGADPTLVDHPERLAKANNIITVEASASGYISTIDATKIGQAAGMLGAGRMTKGDIIDHAVGVEVKAKVGDWVEKGDVLVDLHANRDDVSEVVSVVKDSYQISDHAPEERPLIFHEMI